TGGGGCAAGCATACAAACCAGACACGGCCGGGAATGGGGGTTTTAGTCGTGGGTGGCCCCTCCTTCCCTCAAGGGAATTGATAAGTGCGGATTCTTCCCCGCAAATATAAGCACCTGCTCCCGAATACACAGCCAAATCAAAATCATATCCAAGGCCTAAGATATTTTTTCCAAGAAGGCCTGCTTTGTATGCTTCTTCGACAGCCTCTTCGACAATACGAATTCCCTTATGGAACTCACCTCGAATGTAAATATAACCTTGGTGGGAATCGATTGCTTTAGCGGCAATCACCATCCCTTCGATGAGCATATGTGGGAATTTCTCAATGAGGAGCCGATCCTTAAATGTTCCCGGTTCTCCTTCGTCTCCATTACAAATCAAATATTTTGGTTTATCTGTTTTTGGAATGAATCCCCATTTATTTCCTGTAGGAAAACCTGCACCACCACGACCGCGAAGGCCAGAGTTTTTAACATCGTTTACAATTTGTTCGGCGGTCATTTCCGTGAGAGCCTTTTTTTGGCTTTCGTATCCACCGACAGACCGGTAATGATTTAAAGTATGGGAATCAGCGGCACCAATATGTGTTGTGAGAAGAGTTTTTAATCCCATTTTATACCTGCTTTTCCAATTCGGAAAGAATGGCTTCGATTGATTCCGGTGTTAGGTTTTCATAATATTTGTCATTGATTTGGGCCACTGGTCCAAACCCACAGGCACCGAGACACTGCACTTCTTCCACCGTGAATTTTTTATCCTTTGTTGTTTCCCCGGCTTCAATCCCTAACTTAGAACATACATGTTCGGTGATGGAATCGGAACCAGCAAGATAACAAGAAATATTTCCACAAATTTGAATATGGAGCTTTCCCACCGGTTTTTTATTGTACATGGTGTAAAAAGTAGCAACTCCATGAACATGAGCGAGGGACACTGGTTCACCAATCCGATCAGCTATGTACTGCATCCCTTCTTGGTCCACAAAACCTTTGTCAGCTTGCAATAAAAAAAGACATGGCAAAATTAATGAACGTTTGCTCGGAAACTGCGGAATCAACCTCTGGAATCGTTTTTCTGAATCTTGTGAAAATTGATAAGCCATTAACAATCCAACTCCCCTGCAATGACATTGAGTGAAGACATGGTCGCAATGGTATCAGCAAGTAAGCCCCCTTTGACAAGTTCAGGGAATGCTTGGTAATACCAAAAACAAGGACGCCTTACATGCACTCTCCAAGGAGATTTTTCACCTTCTGATACTACATAAAAGCCTAGTTCCCCATTGGCAGCTTCGGTTGACATATAGTATTCTCCCGGAGGAACTTTCACTCCGTGCATAATGATTTTAAAATGGTAAATGAGTTCTTCCATATTATGATACACACGATCTTTCGGCGGAAGGAAAGTGTGAGGAACATCAGCGTGATATGGACCTTCTGGAATTCCATCAATGAGTTGTTCGATGATGCGCATGGACTGGCGCATCTCTTCCATCCGAACAAGAGTCCTGTCGAGCGCTGATCCGTCTTCTCCCACTGGGATATCAAAATCGACCTTATCATAGAACATATAAGGATCATCTTTTCGAACATCCCAAGGAACACCGGCCGCACGAAGATTTGGGCCAGAAAATCCATAAGCAATGGCACGTTCTGCAGATAAACCACCAATCCCTGCGGTTCTTTCATTAAAAATTTTATTCCTAATAAGAAGGTCTTGGAATTCATCCAAGGCCGGCTTTAAGCCTTTGATAATGGTTTTGATTTCCGATTGGAATTCTGGATAGATATCTCTTTCCATTCCACCCACACGACAAAATGTAGTTGTGAGTCTAGCGCCCGTTAATTTTTCTAAAATCTGATAAATATTTTCCCTGTGATGAAATAAATGGAGTAATCCAGAAAAAGCCCCAAGGTCCACACCCATAATTCCATTACAAATGATATGGTCCATGATCCGAGAAAGTTCAGAAATGATCATTCTCACATAAGTAACACGATCGGGAACTTGGATCTGCATCATCTTCTCTACAGTGAGTATCCATCCAATATTGTTAAGAGGAGTGGATACATAATTCATTCGATCCGTACAAACTAAGAACTGATTGTAGTCGTATCGTTCTCCTAATTTTTCAAAACAACGATGGACATAACCGATGACGGATTCTGTATCCACAACTCGTTCTCCATCAATTTGGATTACGTTTTGTAAAATTCCATGTGTCGCAGGGTGACTTGGTCCTAAGTTAACAAGTAAATGGCCTTCCGGTAGGTCTTTGAATTTTTGACCAAAGTGTTCGGCTGTTTTTTCGTACATTACCATAATGATTTCCTATCGCCTAACTGGCAATATCCTCGTTCACATGAATGGTGAGTAAATCTTCAATGAGATAATCTTGCCCTGGACCTTCTAGTGGATAATCTTTACGAAGTGGGTGTCCAATAAAGTTATCTGGCATAATCAGCCTTTCCATTTGCGGATGGTTTGAAAACGAAATCCCCATTAGGTCATACACTTCTCTCTCAGGCCAATTGGCTGCAGGAAAAATACTGACAAGGCTTGGAACCTCTCCCCCTTCTTCCACAGGAACTCGGAGTTGCAATCGGAAGTGTTTGTTTTTGGGAGAACGAAGTAAATAAACCACTTCAAACCGAGGTTCCCTTTTTCCAAGCCAATCAATAGAAGTAAGATCATTCAAATAAGTGAAGGCAAATTCCGGATGATCCTTTAACGCTTGTACAACGATTTGAAGGGATTCCTTTTGGATCGTAAAATAAAGTAAATTGGTGTTTATGTCCCTTTGCGGGAGTAAAACTTCCGGAAAACGCGAGTTTAAGTATTCGGTAATTTTTTCTTTCATGCCACTACGAGAGGTTTGTTGCGTTCGTTGATTTCTTGGATTTTCCGCATGACTTCTTGGCGTCTCGCTTCTAATCCCTGGCTTTGTACTTTCTTTTGGAGTTTAACAAGAGCATCAAGGAGTGCTTCCGGTCTCGGAGGACAACCTGGAACATAAACATCCACAGGAAGGATCCGATCTACACCTTGTAACACACCATAGGTGTGAAACATTCCACCTGAGGAAGCACAAG
This genomic stretch from Leptospira meyeri harbors:
- the nuoE gene encoding complex I 24 kDa subunit family protein — translated: MAYQFSQDSEKRFQRLIPQFPSKRSLILPCLFLLQADKGFVDQEGMQYIADRIGEPVSLAHVHGVATFYTMYNKKPVGKLHIQICGNISCYLAGSDSITEHVCSKLGIEAGETTKDKKFTVEEVQCLGACGFGPVAQINDKYYENLTPESIEAILSELEKQV
- a CDS encoding NADH-quinone oxidoreductase subunit D; the encoded protein is MVMYEKTAEHFGQKFKDLPEGHLLVNLGPSHPATHGILQNVIQIDGERVVDTESVIGYVHRCFEKLGERYDYNQFLVCTDRMNYVSTPLNNIGWILTVEKMMQIQVPDRVTYVRMIISELSRIMDHIICNGIMGVDLGAFSGLLHLFHHRENIYQILEKLTGARLTTTFCRVGGMERDIYPEFQSEIKTIIKGLKPALDEFQDLLIRNKIFNERTAGIGGLSAERAIAYGFSGPNLRAAGVPWDVRKDDPYMFYDKVDFDIPVGEDGSALDRTLVRMEEMRQSMRIIEQLIDGIPEGPYHADVPHTFLPPKDRVYHNMEELIYHFKIIMHGVKVPPGEYYMSTEAANGELGFYVVSEGEKSPWRVHVRRPCFWYYQAFPELVKGGLLADTIATMSSLNVIAGELDC
- a CDS encoding NADH-quinone oxidoreductase subunit C encodes the protein MKEKITEYLNSRFPEVLLPQRDINTNLLYFTIQKESLQIVVQALKDHPEFAFTYLNDLTSIDWLGKREPRFEVVYLLRSPKNKHFRLQLRVPVEEGGEVPSLVSIFPAANWPEREVYDLMGISFSNHPQMERLIMPDNFIGHPLRKDYPLEGPGQDYLIEDLLTIHVNEDIAS